One window from the genome of Nicotiana sylvestris chromosome 9, ASM39365v2, whole genome shotgun sequence encodes:
- the LOC104221886 gene encoding eukaryotic translation initiation factor 5-like, translating into MALQNIGASNSDDAFYRYKMPRMITKIEGRGNGIKTNVVNMVDIAKALARPPSYTTKYFGNELGAQSKFDEKTGTALVNGAHETPKLAGLLENFIKKYVQCYGCGNPETEVIITKTQMIQLKCAACGFLSDVDMRDKLTTFILKNPPEPKKGSKDKKAMRRAEKERMKEGEAADEEQKKLKTKKKVSSKDASAKPSSKKKHGGSDEDRASPPRNHVNVKEEEDEEDDDDDVQWQTDTSLEAAQQRIQEQLNAATAEMVMLSTIESEKKSKAATQAQSPKAAAAVPSKNHTTENGETNHERLVEEVKTNIRKGVAASQLQSCLGSLSGSPQEVITALYEALLDGIEKGFAKEVLKKKSYLAAVSQDEESQLRLLRAIEEFCGKYPVALKEVALVLKALYDADVLEEEYIVQWYGKGATGNNDSKIWKNVKPFVEWLQSAESESEEE; encoded by the coding sequence ATGGCTTTGCAAAATATTGGTGCCAGCAACAGTGATGATGCCTTCTACAGGTATAAGATGCCCAGGATGATTACCAAGATAGAGGGGCGTGGGAATGGAATCAAGACAAATGTGGTGAACATGGTTGACATTGCCAAAGCTTTAGCAAGGCCCCCATCCTATACcacaaaatattttggaaatgaGCTTGGGGCTCAGTCAAAATTTGATGAAAAAACTGGAACTGCACTTGTCAATGGAGCTCATGAAACACCTAAACTTGCTGGTCTTCTTGAGAACTTTATTAAGAAATATGTGCAGTGCTACGGTTGTGGAAACCCTGAAACAGAGGTCATAATAACTAAGACTCAGATGATCCAACTGAAATGCGCTGCATGTGGTTTCCTTTCTGATGTGGACATGAGGGACAAGCTGACAACTTTTATACTGAAGAACCCGCCTGAGCCTAAGAAGGGCTCCAAGGACAAGAAGGCAATGAGAAGAGCTGAGAAGGAGCGAATGAAGGAAGGTGAGGCTGCTGATGAAGAGCAGAAGAAGCTGAAGACGAAGAAAAAGGTTTCCTCCAAAGATGCTAGTGCAAAACCCAGCTCTAAAAAGAAACATGGTGGCTCTGATGAGGATCGTGCTTCACCACCTAGAAACCATGTTAATGTGAAagaagaggaggatgaagaagatgatgatgatgatgtccaGTGGCAGACTGATACATCACTAGAAGCTGCTCAGCAGCGTATACAAGAACAGTTAaatgctgcaactgctgaaatggTTATGCTTTCAACAATTGAGTCAGAGAAGAAGTCCAAGGCAGCTACTCAAGCCCAAAGTCCTAAAGCAGCTGCTGCTGTGCCATCTAAGAATCATACGACCGAGAATGGAGAGACAAACCATGAGAGGCTCGTTGAGGAGGTGAAAACAAATATAAGAAAGGGAGTTGCTGCCAGCCAATTGCAATCCTGTTTGGGTTCACTCTCTGGGTCTCCTCAGGAAGTTATCACTGCTCTGTATGAGGCACTGTTGGATGGCATTGAGAAAGGATTTGCCAAGGAGGTTCTTAAGAAGAAAAGTTACCTTGCTGCTGTTTCTCAAGATGAGGAGTCACAGCTACGATTGCTTCGTGCTATAGAAGAATTTTGTGGGAAATACCCAGTTGCACTGAAGGAAGTGGCTCTGGTTTTGAAAGCTTTATATGATGCTGATGTGTTGGAGGAGGAATATATAGTACAGTGGTACGGCAAGGGTGCTACTGGGAACAATGACTCCAAAATTTGGAAGAATGTCAAACCCTTTGTCGAATGGCTACAGAGTGCTGAATCCGAGTCCGAGGAGGAATGA